In Saccharicrinis fermentans DSM 9555 = JCM 21142, a genomic segment contains:
- a CDS encoding ABC transporter substrate binding protein, whose amino-acid sequence MGIRRVFFLVLLWLMFAGQSLLAERHPRVLYISSYNSSFPTYFDQVEGVRSVLDTVDVEIDIESMDSKRFHSPNCQGLFHKSLKNKIDQGLRYDVVLVSDDNAFNYVLNQKDSLFSGIPIVFFGVNSVVKAKLQNFESNITGIVETVSIEETLDVMLELFPDEKELVVLSDNTLTGNAVLRQLKKITFSLNDIHVNVLSLTDYTFEEMEGELRRIDEDTPVLLLSFLRDKEDRILGFYESLKLIKRNLQAPLFHLWDHGINHGILGGKLVSHRRQAELASLCVYDILNGKNVDSIVVNTNAGNEYIFDFKEIKELGIDKSLLPAGSFMVNNPQKEFIKTYKGELIVGLIFLFIQAILIFYLLGAMKKKNKVEEDLRGRVDEFYYLNEEYVSLTEEYQKTNEELRDANIDLKEAEKKLKINMAELARKREELKLSEERFRLAINGTNDGIWDWNLETKELFLSTRWKEMVGYKDDELTNEIGTWEELLFEDDKGGALSKIESLVSDKLDNYEARFRMKHKSGKLIHILSRGVGMKNNDGEVYRIIGTHQDLTERYLYEQRLRDQVEENLSMYEEYRTISLELDAKNKYLLEVEEELRVYIDKLNQKNDQLAESERKYRQLFNNLSEAFGFYEIVLNENDQPSDYIIRDANPKLLELFSLSYDDVVNQKASDVFVYEIDHWLKEFGEVAMDGGTKKFIEYLPELDKYFEVHVFSPQTHFFAVIFDDITESVQAKNALMIEKSRNEDILKGTNAGTWDWNIKTSELIINDRWAEIAGYALDELEPINGDLPLRLMDAEDIPIFNEALNKVLVKEEDYYDSAFRFKHKEGHWVWIHSRGSVVEWDKDGTPIRMTGTHLDITEKKEVELALVASEQRFKTIFDKSKTIMLIIDPEKGEIVDANDTAVEFYGYGKDELIGTQMSKINLNGMEKIKVEMKKALSEKTNHFKFQHILKSGDLRDVDVFSSPVLVNDKELLHSIIVDSTKSVEAESQIKQVNKRFMGLENIIHYKANSINDLLDFTLKQSIDFTGSDIGAVYHYDQARGIFYLNNWSEDVNLTHKFNHWEEDFENMDCLSKAVRLKEAVILNNPEVNYPFQKASLLNGGLLKSITIPILSEDKVVSLFWLATKNSLYSRFHAQQLMLLLDTAWILVEKQRLQDQKR is encoded by the coding sequence ATGGGTATAAGAAGGGTATTTTTTTTAGTGCTGTTGTGGCTAATGTTTGCGGGGCAGTCTTTGTTGGCTGAACGGCATCCAAGAGTATTGTATATTAGCTCCTATAATTCAAGTTTTCCAACCTATTTTGACCAGGTGGAAGGGGTGAGATCTGTTTTGGATACGGTGGATGTTGAAATTGATATTGAATCAATGGATAGCAAACGTTTTCATTCACCAAACTGTCAAGGACTGTTTCATAAATCGTTGAAAAATAAAATAGATCAGGGTCTTAGATATGACGTGGTGTTGGTTTCTGATGATAATGCGTTTAATTATGTGTTAAATCAAAAAGATAGCTTGTTTAGTGGTATTCCCATCGTTTTTTTTGGGGTAAATAGTGTTGTAAAAGCAAAACTACAAAACTTTGAATCTAACATTACGGGTATCGTAGAGACTGTTTCTATTGAAGAAACGCTGGATGTAATGCTTGAATTGTTTCCTGATGAAAAAGAATTGGTTGTTCTATCCGATAATACTTTAACCGGAAATGCCGTTTTAAGACAGTTAAAAAAAATTACCTTTTCACTAAATGATATTCATGTAAATGTATTGTCATTGACTGATTATACCTTTGAAGAAATGGAGGGTGAGCTTCGTCGTATTGACGAAGATACACCTGTTCTTTTATTATCTTTTTTAAGGGATAAAGAGGATCGTATCTTGGGTTTTTATGAATCATTAAAGCTTATCAAGAGAAATCTGCAGGCGCCTTTATTTCACTTGTGGGATCATGGTATCAATCATGGTATTTTGGGTGGCAAGCTTGTGTCTCATAGGCGCCAGGCAGAGTTGGCTTCCTTGTGTGTGTATGATATATTGAATGGGAAAAATGTGGATAGTATTGTCGTGAATACGAATGCTGGCAATGAATATATCTTTGACTTCAAAGAAATTAAAGAGTTAGGTATTGATAAATCACTTTTGCCTGCAGGTAGTTTCATGGTCAACAATCCTCAGAAGGAATTTATCAAGACTTATAAGGGAGAACTGATAGTTGGGCTTATTTTTCTTTTTATTCAGGCTATCCTTATCTTTTATTTGCTGGGCGCTATGAAAAAGAAAAATAAGGTGGAAGAGGATCTTAGGGGCCGGGTTGATGAGTTTTATTATTTAAACGAAGAATACGTTAGTCTGACTGAAGAGTACCAAAAAACCAATGAAGAGCTTCGGGATGCTAATATTGATTTAAAGGAGGCAGAAAAGAAACTTAAAATTAATATGGCGGAGTTGGCTCGTAAGCGTGAAGAGTTGAAGTTGAGCGAAGAACGTTTCCGGTTAGCTATAAACGGTACTAATGATGGTATATGGGATTGGAACCTGGAAACAAAAGAACTTTTTTTGTCCACCAGGTGGAAAGAAATGGTGGGGTATAAGGATGATGAACTGACGAATGAAATCGGAACCTGGGAGGAGTTATTGTTTGAAGATGATAAAGGGGGGGCTTTGTCTAAAATCGAGAGCCTGGTGAGTGATAAATTGGATAACTATGAGGCTAGATTTAGAATGAAACATAAATCAGGTAAACTGATTCATATCTTGTCGCGTGGAGTAGGTATGAAAAACAATGATGGTGAGGTATATAGGATCATAGGGACGCATCAGGATTTAACGGAGAGATATCTTTATGAACAACGTTTAAGGGATCAAGTGGAAGAGAATCTTTCTATGTACGAAGAATATAGAACCATCAGTCTCGAATTAGATGCTAAAAATAAGTATCTGCTGGAGGTTGAAGAAGAGTTGAGGGTGTATATTGATAAGCTGAATCAAAAGAATGATCAGTTGGCTGAGAGTGAAAGAAAGTATAGGCAACTATTCAATAATTTGTCGGAAGCCTTTGGTTTTTATGAGATTGTTCTGAATGAAAATGATCAACCCTCAGACTATATTATACGTGATGCTAATCCAAAATTATTGGAGCTTTTTAGTTTGTCATATGACGATGTGGTTAATCAGAAGGCGAGTGATGTGTTTGTTTATGAAATAGATCATTGGTTAAAGGAGTTTGGTGAAGTGGCTATGGATGGTGGTACTAAGAAGTTTATTGAGTATTTGCCGGAGTTGGATAAGTATTTTGAGGTGCATGTATTTTCACCTCAGACTCATTTCTTTGCCGTTATATTCGATGATATAACAGAAAGTGTTCAGGCAAAGAATGCCTTGATGATAGAGAAAAGTAGGAATGAGGATATTTTAAAAGGAACCAATGCCGGCACCTGGGACTGGAATATCAAAACATCTGAATTGATCATCAATGATCGATGGGCGGAGATAGCAGGGTATGCTCTTGACGAATTAGAACCTATTAATGGGGATTTACCTCTGCGACTGATGGATGCTGAAGATATTCCAATTTTCAATGAAGCTTTAAACAAAGTATTGGTGAAAGAAGAGGATTATTATGATTCTGCTTTTCGTTTTAAGCATAAAGAGGGACACTGGGTATGGATCCATTCAAGGGGAAGTGTTGTGGAGTGGGACAAGGATGGAACTCCTATCAGAATGACCGGTACGCACCTTGATATCACAGAGAAGAAAGAGGTAGAACTTGCCTTGGTTGCCAGTGAACAACGGTTTAAAACAATCTTTGATAAGAGTAAAACCATCATGCTGATCATTGATCCTGAGAAAGGAGAAATAGTGGATGCGAATGATACAGCTGTTGAATTTTATGGTTATGGAAAGGACGAGTTGATCGGGACTCAGATGAGTAAGATCAATTTAAATGGAATGGAGAAGATCAAGGTTGAAATGAAAAAAGCTCTGAGTGAAAAAACAAACCACTTTAAGTTTCAGCATATTCTTAAATCTGGCGATTTAAGGGATGTGGATGTTTTTTCTAGTCCGGTTTTGGTGAATGACAAAGAGTTATTGCACTCCATTATTGTAGATAGTACTAAGTCGGTGGAGGCTGAGTCGCAGATAAAACAGGTCAATAAACGATTTATGGGCCTCGAAAATATTATTCATTATAAAGCTAACTCTATTAATGACCTGTTGGATTTTACCTTGAAACAAAGTATTGATTTTACAGGAAGTGATATAGGTGCGGTTTACCATTACGATCAGGCACGGGGAATATTTTACCTCAATAACTGGTCCGAAGATGTAAATCTGACACACAAATTTAATCATTGGGAAGAAGATTTTGAAAATATGGATTGCCTGAGCAAAGCAGTTAGACTAAAGGAAGCTGTTATACTCAATAATCCGGAAGTTAATTATCCTTTTCAAAAAGCATCCTTGCTCAATGGTGGGCTGCTTAAATCTATAACGATCCCGATCTTATCTGAGGATAAAGTAGTCTCCTTATTTTGGTTGGCCACAAAGAATAGCTTATACTCTAGGTTTCATGCGCAACAGCTCATGTTATTGTTGGATACAGCGTGGATATTGGTTGAAAAGCAACGTTTGCAGGATCAAAAAAGATAA
- the scpA gene encoding methylmalonyl-CoA mutase, which produces MARPDFKNIDFKKSSPCGGVKAKEWEKKHGIKKDWVTPERIPVKSVYSATDLEGMEHLNYAAGLPPYLRGPYSGMYAMRPWTIRQYAGFSTAEESNAFYKRNLAAGQKGLSVAFDLATHRGYDSDHERVEGDVGKAGVAIDSIKDMRILFDGIPLNKMSVSMTMNGAVLPVLAFYIVAGLEQGAKLEELSGTIQNDILKEFMVRNTYIYPPKFSMKIIADIFEYTSKNMPKFNSISISGYHMQEAGATADIELAYTLADGLEYLRAGVNAGMDIDAFAPRLSFFWAIGMNHFMEIAKMRAGRMLWAKIVKKFNPKNPKSLALRTHSQTSGWSLTEQDPFNNVGRTCIEAMASALGHTQSLHTNALDEAIALPTDFSARIARNTQIYIQEETQITKSVDPWAGSYYVESLTNELVEKAWALIEEVEELGGMAKAIESGVPKMRIEEAAARTQAKIDAGTQTIVGTNKYRLEKEDPIDILDIDNSAVRLSQIERLKQLKAERNEEDCQAALAAITKAVETEKGNLLELAVDAAQKGASLGEISDACETIVGRYKAVIRSISGVYSSEAGKDKEFEKACGLAKQFAEKVGRQPRIMVAKMGQDGHDRGAKVVATGYADIGFDVDMGPLFQTPAESAKQAVENDVHVVGVSSLAAGHKTLVPQIIAELKKLGREDIMVICGGVIPAQDYDFLYKAGAVAIFGPGTSVSKAATEILNLLLQAAD; this is translated from the coding sequence ATGGCAAGACCAGATTTTAAAAATATAGATTTCAAAAAAAGTTCTCCTTGTGGTGGTGTTAAAGCCAAAGAGTGGGAGAAAAAACATGGGATAAAAAAAGACTGGGTAACCCCAGAACGCATCCCTGTAAAAAGTGTATACTCAGCAACCGACTTGGAAGGAATGGAGCATTTAAATTATGCAGCAGGTCTTCCTCCATACCTACGCGGACCATACTCAGGTATGTATGCCATGCGTCCATGGACTATTCGTCAGTATGCTGGATTTTCCACTGCGGAGGAATCCAACGCCTTTTATAAAAGAAACCTTGCTGCCGGACAAAAAGGATTGTCTGTTGCATTTGACTTGGCCACACACCGTGGTTACGATTCAGACCACGAACGAGTAGAAGGAGATGTAGGTAAAGCAGGTGTAGCGATCGACTCTATCAAGGACATGCGTATTCTATTTGATGGTATTCCATTAAATAAAATGTCGGTATCCATGACCATGAACGGAGCCGTTCTACCGGTATTGGCCTTTTATATTGTAGCAGGCTTAGAGCAGGGCGCTAAGTTGGAAGAGCTTTCCGGAACAATCCAGAATGATATTCTAAAAGAATTTATGGTGCGTAACACTTACATCTACCCACCAAAATTCTCCATGAAAATCATTGCTGATATCTTTGAGTACACATCTAAAAACATGCCTAAGTTCAACTCTATATCTATCTCAGGTTACCACATGCAAGAAGCGGGTGCAACTGCAGATATTGAGTTAGCATATACATTAGCCGATGGTTTAGAATACCTACGTGCCGGTGTTAATGCAGGAATGGACATCGATGCCTTTGCACCTCGCTTATCCTTTTTCTGGGCTATCGGCATGAACCACTTTATGGAGATTGCTAAGATGCGAGCAGGCCGTATGTTATGGGCTAAGATTGTAAAAAAATTCAATCCTAAGAATCCCAAATCATTGGCTTTACGTACGCACTCACAAACTTCAGGGTGGTCATTAACAGAGCAAGATCCATTCAACAACGTAGGTCGTACTTGTATCGAAGCCATGGCATCTGCCCTTGGACATACACAGTCGTTACACACCAATGCGCTTGATGAGGCTATTGCATTACCTACAGACTTCTCTGCACGTATTGCTCGTAACACACAAATTTACATCCAAGAAGAAACGCAAATCACCAAATCGGTTGATCCATGGGCCGGTTCTTACTATGTTGAATCATTGACCAACGAACTAGTAGAGAAAGCCTGGGCATTAATTGAAGAAGTTGAAGAGCTAGGTGGAATGGCAAAAGCCATTGAGAGTGGTGTACCTAAAATGCGTATCGAAGAAGCTGCGGCGCGCACGCAAGCAAAAATTGATGCCGGAACACAGACCATTGTAGGTACCAACAAATATCGTTTGGAAAAAGAAGATCCAATCGACATTTTGGATATTGACAACTCTGCTGTACGTCTTTCTCAAATAGAACGCTTAAAACAATTAAAAGCTGAGCGTAACGAAGAAGACTGTCAAGCCGCGCTTGCTGCCATCACCAAAGCTGTAGAAACAGAAAAAGGCAACTTGCTTGAATTAGCAGTTGATGCTGCTCAAAAAGGTGCTTCGCTAGGTGAAATTTCTGATGCATGTGAAACAATCGTAGGTAGATATAAAGCTGTGATCCGTTCTATTAGTGGTGTTTATTCCAGCGAAGCAGGAAAAGACAAAGAGTTTGAAAAAGCTTGTGGTTTAGCCAAGCAGTTTGCAGAGAAAGTAGGTCGTCAACCTCGTATTATGGTGGCTAAAATGGGACAAGACGGTCATGACCGTGGTGCCAAAGTAGTAGCAACAGGATACGCTGACATAGGTTTCGACGTGGATATGGGACCATTATTCCAGACTCCTGCCGAATCGGCCAAACAAGCTGTTGAAAATGACGTTCACGTAGTGGGAGTCTCTTCATTAGCTGCAGGTCATAAGACTTTAGTTCCTCAGATCATTGCGGAACTTAAGAAACTAGGACGTGAAGATATCATGGTTATCTGTGGTGGTGTAATTCCCGCACAAGATTATGATTTCCTTTACAAAGCAGGAGCCGTAGCTATCTTTGGACCTGGAACATCTGTATCTAAAGCTGCTACCGAAATCTTGAATCTATTACTTCAAGCAGCAGACTAA
- a CDS encoding hybrid sensor histidine kinase/response regulator → MNDRVLVVDDNPKNLQIIAALLSENNYTVEVALNGSSAIKWLSGERFDAILLDIMMPEMNGFETCDIIKQNPDNVNIPIIFLTARQDIESITEGFEKGGVDFITKPFNQKELLVRLSTHIELKKSREKLIDVNGWLSSEVEKKTLELKKSNDKLKLANENLKVLDVAKNDFLNSISHELRTPLNGIVGSINLLKSLTHDEYIQEIVSLLDSSVNNLEKYSYAALQISNLQLKGESQLDLKPIDLLPVVRTVLLGFCEKAKQKGLDTKFVAECTEGIVEADQEFIQNAVLALLECSLIFTKKGFIDVVVSSNEDYIIVKIVDSGSSYEGQELNHFFKSVSSQNYRFERNNAMELYLAKMIILLHKGKVEFENMEDNSGAATIFYMPRKMI, encoded by the coding sequence ATGAATGATAGAGTATTAGTTGTTGACGATAATCCGAAAAATCTGCAAATAATTGCAGCTTTACTTTCAGAAAACAACTACACTGTTGAAGTTGCACTGAATGGATCAAGTGCAATCAAATGGTTGAGTGGAGAGAGATTTGATGCTATTTTGTTAGATATTATGATGCCTGAAATGAATGGCTTTGAAACTTGCGATATCATAAAACAAAATCCTGATAATGTGAATATCCCCATTATTTTTCTTACTGCTCGGCAGGATATAGAGAGTATTACTGAGGGATTTGAGAAAGGAGGGGTGGATTTTATCACTAAGCCTTTTAATCAAAAGGAGTTGTTGGTGCGCTTGAGTACCCATATTGAATTGAAAAAATCGAGGGAGAAACTGATTGATGTGAACGGATGGCTGAGTAGTGAGGTTGAAAAGAAAACCCTAGAGCTGAAGAAATCAAATGATAAGTTGAAACTGGCCAATGAAAATCTTAAGGTGCTGGATGTGGCTAAAAATGATTTTTTGAACTCTATTAGTCATGAGTTACGAACTCCTTTAAATGGTATTGTGGGTTCTATCAATCTGTTGAAATCTCTCACGCATGATGAGTATATTCAAGAAATTGTTTCTTTATTGGACTCATCGGTAAATAACCTGGAAAAATATTCTTATGCGGCGCTTCAGATATCTAACCTTCAGCTGAAAGGTGAGTCGCAACTGGATTTAAAACCCATTGATTTATTGCCGGTTGTCAGAACTGTCTTATTGGGTTTTTGTGAAAAAGCAAAGCAAAAAGGATTGGATACGAAGTTTGTAGCTGAATGTACCGAGGGTATTGTTGAAGCAGATCAAGAGTTTATTCAAAATGCCGTTCTTGCTTTGCTGGAGTGTTCTCTTATTTTTACTAAAAAAGGATTTATTGATGTGGTTGTTTCTAGTAACGAGGACTATATTATTGTTAAAATCGTTGATTCAGGGAGTTCATATGAAGGACAAGAGTTAAATCATTTCTTTAAATCAGTTAGTAGTCAAAATTATCGATTTGAGAGAAATAATGCCATGGAACTATATTTGGCTAAAATGATCATCTTGTTGCATAAAGGTAAGGTGGAATTTGAGAATATGGAGGATAATAGCGGTGCTGCTACTATATTTTATATGCCGCGAAAAATGATTTAG
- the mutA gene encoding methylmalonyl-CoA mutase small subunit: MADKTKKPLLSDFPAITTEQWMEKITADLKGADFERKLVWRTNEGFNVRPFYRSEDLSEIKYLDSLPGEFPYVRGTKKDNDWYVRQDIHAVDAEAANAKALDVLTKGVTSLGFTLCEEVKDVDAHVEKLLKNIISEAVELNFSTSHGSKKLAEAVIAYLKKTNRDLSGIKGSINFDTLGCLTTSGKSCKSFEEMFDHAKEMVEVRANVPNFKTICVNGRLFNNAGSSIVQELAFALSMGNEYLTQLSDRGVSVNEAASSMKFNFGVGGNYFMEIAKLRAARMLWATIVKSYSPAGLEPTKMMIHCETSQWNKTVYDPYVNMLRTQTEAMSATLGGADSLTILPFDAIYKESDVFSERIARNQQLLLKEESHFDKITDPSAGSYYIENLTNSIAQEAWALFVEVEEKGGYLAALKEGFVQAKVKETADKRKKAIATRRENLLGTNQFPNAAERVADVLANNKAHGDKCSSGDVVIEPIVRFRGAEEFEALRLATEKSGKTPKVFMLTYGNLNMRLARSQFSANFFACAGYQIIDNNGFDTVEAGVEAAKAAKADIIVLCSSDDEYVDAAPAAFKAINGDAIFVVAGAPKCTDDLKAQGITNFINVRSNVLETLQGFSKELGL, encoded by the coding sequence ATGGCAGATAAAACTAAAAAACCGTTATTAAGTGATTTTCCAGCCATTACCACAGAACAGTGGATGGAAAAAATCACAGCGGATTTAAAAGGCGCTGACTTTGAAAGAAAGCTGGTTTGGAGAACAAACGAAGGTTTTAACGTACGTCCTTTTTATCGTTCAGAAGACTTAAGCGAGATAAAATATCTTGACAGTCTACCTGGAGAGTTCCCGTATGTACGCGGAACAAAAAAAGACAACGACTGGTATGTTCGTCAGGACATTCATGCAGTTGACGCAGAGGCAGCCAACGCAAAAGCACTGGATGTTTTAACTAAAGGAGTTACTTCTTTAGGTTTTACGTTATGTGAAGAAGTAAAAGATGTAGACGCGCATGTAGAGAAATTATTGAAAAACATTATTTCAGAAGCGGTAGAACTAAACTTTTCGACAAGCCATGGCAGCAAAAAATTAGCTGAAGCTGTGATTGCTTATCTTAAAAAGACAAACAGGGATCTATCAGGTATTAAAGGCTCCATCAACTTTGACACTTTAGGTTGCCTTACTACTTCAGGAAAATCTTGCAAAAGTTTTGAGGAGATGTTTGATCACGCCAAGGAGATGGTAGAAGTTAGAGCGAATGTTCCTAACTTCAAAACGATTTGCGTGAATGGTCGTCTTTTCAACAATGCAGGTTCATCGATTGTTCAGGAGCTAGCATTTGCACTATCCATGGGTAACGAGTATTTGACACAACTAAGCGACAGAGGTGTTTCCGTTAACGAAGCAGCATCATCGATGAAGTTTAACTTTGGTGTAGGTGGCAACTACTTTATGGAAATAGCCAAGTTACGTGCAGCACGTATGCTTTGGGCTACCATCGTTAAATCATACAGTCCTGCCGGATTAGAGCCTACAAAAATGATGATCCACTGTGAGACATCACAATGGAACAAGACGGTATACGATCCATATGTAAATATGCTTCGCACACAAACAGAGGCAATGTCTGCCACATTGGGAGGCGCTGACTCGTTAACCATACTTCCTTTCGACGCAATCTATAAAGAATCGGATGTATTCTCTGAAAGGATTGCACGCAACCAACAATTGCTATTGAAAGAAGAGTCGCACTTCGACAAAATTACGGATCCTTCTGCAGGTTCTTACTACATCGAGAATTTAACCAACAGTATTGCACAAGAAGCTTGGGCTCTATTTGTTGAAGTAGAAGAAAAAGGCGGATATTTAGCTGCTTTAAAAGAAGGATTTGTTCAGGCAAAAGTTAAAGAAACGGCTGATAAGCGCAAAAAAGCGATTGCTACACGTCGCGAAAACCTACTAGGAACCAACCAGTTCCCCAATGCTGCTGAAAGAGTTGCAGATGTATTAGCCAACAACAAAGCACACGGTGACAAATGTTCATCAGGTGATGTTGTCATTGAGCCTATTGTCAGGTTCCGTGGTGCCGAAGAGTTTGAGGCCCTTCGTCTAGCCACTGAAAAATCAGGTAAAACACCTAAAGTGTTTATGCTTACTTATGGTAATCTGAATATGCGTTTGGCACGTTCACAGTTCTCTGCGAACTTTTTTGCCTGTGCTGGTTATCAGATTATTGACAACAACGGTTTTGATACTGTTGAAGCCGGAGTTGAAGCCGCCAAGGCTGCCAAAGCCGATATTATTGTTCTTTGCTCATCAGATGACGAATATGTAGATGCTGCTCCAGCAGCCTTTAAAGCTATTAATGGAGACGCTATCTTTGTAGTTGCCGGCGCACCCAAATGCACTGACGATCTCAAAGCACAAGGCATCACTAATTTTATTAATGTACGCTCTAACGTTCTTGAAACACTTCAAGGATTTAGTAAAGAACTAGGTTTGTAA